The window ctaAAATACAGAAACAAATAACAGCCTGAATGGTTCCCAGCGGGTGCGATCACAATATGGTTAACGAACATGGCACATTGGCCGCTGCTaggtataaaataattatatgtaaACAAAACAGAAGCACCGACCCTTAGCAGCAAGGCTGCTTCCCAAGGCATGGAAGACCAATCAGGAACTGACAGATATCACTTTAGATTTAAGGAACTAATATTTAAATCACAACGCCAAATATGCAACTGGACACGTGTCAGACTCACAACAAAGCTCCAGCCTTGTCTAATTAGATCTTGATATCTTAGCATCCATCCATCTATAAATACAGAACCAAAAAGGCAAAAACCTTACACTTCTCCATCGCATTTTCTCATCTACTTTGATCAATCAAAAGCTTTTTAGCAATGGAGTCGGCTCCTCTTTGCTCCTCATTACTTCCTTCTTTCCCACAAAAACGCAGATATGGGCGTGGTAAGAGGTCAAGCGGCACGGTTGTTCTCGCTTCTCGGAGAGAGAACTCCCAAGAGTGGCTGAGATATGGAGAGTTGCTCGTGGATGAAAGCATGCTTGTGCTGAGGAAACGCATTCATGAAATGAAAATGGTGGAGAGAAATTATGAGCCTCCAGAAGAGTGGATGGAGTGGGAGAAGCAGTGCTATACATCCTATGACGAGTTTATATGTAAGTTTGTAGGGTTTTTGCAATTGCATTTGATGAATACAAGGCCTAGTTTGGCCCTAGGAATGCTTTTGCTAGTTACAATGAGTGTCCCGGCATCAATGGTCATGATTGCCCAACAATTGATGGAGGCAACATGTGGAGTCTTCTCAACCGTTCATGGAGGTTGATGCGGTGTTtaatattctttcttttcttagagTAGGTCCATGgaatatatttatgtaaatggaaatgaaaaaaaaaacgtatacattttattttattgtgcaattagtttagttttatttttcatttcttggtTGGAAGAGTATCAAATTGATTGGTATAACTGCCTTGATTTTGATTTCGCTATTTAATCTACGGTTATTAAGCAAAATGGacccatatatttaataaatatattgagcacttattagtattttttatattgaattgattaagaaaatcataacaaaaacaaaccctaaaaacagATTTTTCACTTGATATTTTATCCAATCcaagatttcttttcttttatcataatTAACTTAACCCATGATATGcagttttctttcattttggtATCATCCacattctttttcattttagcaGATcctaaactaaatttttttcattttagtacaTCCAGTTAGGATTAATCTAAACCAGCTCATTATACATATGATTCAATATGTCAACTATTAAACAACTTATTAAAAACACAAGACAGTCAATCAGAAATGTCACCAAATCCCCCGCTCTCGGGGAATGCCCTCAGCATTGAGGAACATGTACTAGGCTATATGTGCTCCTCGTTTAGATTTTAGATTGTGggttgggataaaaaaaaattctactaTTTATGATTAGTACCGATGAATAGGATAAAATGGAAGACTCCCCTTCACTATCTAgaacgaaaagaaaaaaaattctagaataCGCTTCTTGTGTATCAAATTTATGATCTCTATTGTTGCAAATTCAATTACCTCAATTTTCAATCCATACTAGCTAATGTTTTACTGGTTTTTTATCACATCTTTTTCAAAGAAAGCAATTCCGGAAAGCAAAGAAATTGCTTTCTAACAAACATGTCTTGGATTATAAACTTTTCAAAGAATTTACCTTAAACATCCTAAAGTTTCTTCGCGATGACACTTTCTCTCTTGTATCTAAAAATTTACACttcatatattaataaatgtttaaattaattcttcCTTGACTCTTTTTTGTAAAACTACTGAAATATTAAGATAAGCTGGTTCtgcttgcttcttcttttttaccctCCGGGTACTATTGCAATATATATCAATCATCTTGAgattgaaaggaaaagaaagggaaaaaaaagggagaaagaaaaaggatggtTATTATACTCTTATAATAATTGGCTACTGGGATCCTCAAAGtttataatgaaaatgaaatccTTGAGGATTGTATTAATGATGCTTTGAAATTGATTCACATATTCTTTATCTATGgtataaatagataaattatttcaattttgaatttttccgAAATGAGTTAGTTATTGCTATTGCATAAGTAGATTTgatcttcaattaaataaattttagattctCTTGAAAAGCCTTCATTTTGTTCATCATTGGAACCTAATGATGCTCGCATTTGGTTACCATTGATCGTGgaatagaagaaataaaaatagtgaaaacaTGACAAAAAAAGATATGGGgataaaattttgtttggtaGTGATATACAAGACAAAGTGATTGTCTTTGATTCTATTTGTTTgtgaacaagataaaaaaaaaaatatgaaaaagtcTATTTcacccttaatattttttatcctagTTTAAGGAAAAAATACAGGAAGGATTAACTCGACCTGATCCGGTCAAAAACCCAAGTCAACCTAGGAtaaaatatggataaaaaacccattgaattttttgaaaaacaattggtcaaaacaaggttgctatgattatttaaaaaaaaaaacaatttgggtTAGCCGAGTTGACCCTCCTGTATCGTGACTCGAACCTCACCTCTGGTCGACTCTCGggtcaagttttaaaaccataataataatcacttttattcATACCTTGACTCGGTCAACTCGTGTTGACTCTTCCAACCTTTGACCTAGGTCTTGCTCTGGTTGACCTCcgagttgggttttaaaactatgataataacacattttatccttacattaattTGGTTGACCCCCCCCAACCCGTGCCTCGATCCTTGCCCTGGTTGACTCCtaaattggattttaaaactatgataataacaaattttatccttacattgaccCCCTAACTCATGCCTCAGGCTTTGCCCCAAGTTGACCCTCCTGATATGTGCCTCGGACCTTGCCCCTGGTTGAGTCTcatattaagttttaaaattatgataataacaatttttattttattttgatcctcctGACACATGACCCGGACCTTATACCGGGTTAACCCCTAAGtcagttttaaaactatgataataattatttttgtttttatgctgATCCGGGTCAATGGTTAACCTCACTCGTGACTCGACCTTGCCTCGAGTTGATCCTtaaatcgagttttaaaactatgataataactatttttatttttacgttaACTTGGGTCAACCCAATCCTTG of the Populus nigra chromosome 7, ddPopNigr1.1, whole genome shotgun sequence genome contains:
- the LOC133698185 gene encoding uncharacterized protein LOC133698185, whose protein sequence is MESAPLCSSLLPSFPQKRRYGRGKRSSGTVVLASRRENSQEWLRYGELLVDESMLVLRKRIHEMKMVERNYEPPEEWMEWEKQCYTSYDEFICKFVGFLQLHLMNTRPSLALGMLLLVTMSVPASMVMIAQQLMEATCGVFSTVHGG